ATCTGCTTTAGCGGTTAACCACTCGAAAGAGGGTGATCACAAATGGAACTAAAAGAAAGGATTTTATAAGAATTCATTACTAGACATAGAGTGACATTTCTTATGCCCATGCATTTTCCACAACATCTAGAATTAACTCTTCATGCATTTTTCTTACGGaatcttttcaaaagaatttgaGAGATAGGTAATTAAAATAGGCTTGTTATCATGAGGAATCAAAGGCAAGTAAATGgatagatgtgggtaggataAATCTAACTtcattgattaagaaaaattatgaattcATACATCCTAGGCAATTAAGGCATGCTAGGTCCTAACACTTGCATCTCattgaaattttcattttattttacttctttgtgcttaattataattcattgtcattcttctacttcttcttttattattcttcccttataaattgaaagttatcCAATATAAGTACAACACAAAATTCCTGTGAATTCGACACTCAGACTTCCGAGGTTTTACTACTTAGACATTTGATACATTTGTCAAACacctaataaaatatatatatatgtgaatgtatgtatacatgattttgatgatgtcaaaagaagaatcaaacaaggctcattttgcttcaagattaatacaagattgtttcaacaaacaaagccttaattcaagatttcttcaagatcaagccttgtctcacaatgaaaggtttcaagtcattcaaggcacatgtaatcgattaccaatggtttgaaagtgtgtaatcgattacacatcatatgtaatcgattaccagagactctgaacaTTAGGAATTCAAATCTTAAATGAAGGGttacaactgttcaagaaaaacaactgtgtaatcgattacacaaacattgtaatcgattgccagtggagagttttcagaaaatctgccaacagtcacatcttttcattggatttatgaatgaccatcaaaggcctataaataggtgacttgggcacgaattaaacagagagttttgcttggccaaaatattttatcctctctcaaaagaaaatgagagagattccaagagaacttcattgtcaaatgctctctcaagaaactcttgggcaaacacttgcaaatccattaagagttcatccatggatcttcattgtgatattcttctcttgaagagagaattcttcttccattcttcttactcaatgaaattgattaaggggccgagggtctcttgagttgtaaggattcctgaacacaagggatgggttgtccatgtgtggttcagaagttgtaaatggatttttacaaagatagtggaaatctcaagtgggttgcttgagtactggacgtaggcacaggttgtggccgaaccagtataaaactgtgtttgcattttctcttcccttatctcatttatgttattgcaatcaattttgtcttgcatgtttaaagaacattattaaattgattgttgttgcttcttctgcattctaagcctatccctcttaagttattgaggccacaaggtccaaatatatatatatatatatatatatatatatatatatatatgtatgtatgtatgtatgtatattatGCAACCTTTACCTTTGTTGACTACAACCAAGTACTTGAGGGTTTATATACGTGTTCTGgaacatttacatatttatttcATGCAAGTTTTCCTGCTAAGGCTGAAAACCATAGTTTTGCCATAGGTacaatggataaaaaaaaaaattgttagtggagacaagaaataatttataatatttttataaaataaacatataataagtttttataaaatacataatatcaTAACAAAAGAATAATCTAAAATACTGAgacttttataaattacaattgTCCTATAtgtattttcattgaaaatactttttaattattttatcgttaatattataaaaaaaatatttatgtaattaaataatcattCAACAATTCATCTTGTCCCATGTGATTGCGCATTTTatcattcacaaaattaattGTAGAGAAACATGCATCTGAAATAACAAATTCTcttaattcatttcttgctctatTTGGGAATTGAGATGCAATCactcaaatgaaaacatgcactATAAGTTAGTAAATGAATTATTgtatttcttttaatgtttattaaagGAGTTGGAACACTAAAAATTAGGTTATTATTTTGgcctctaatttttttaagtttaatttgattattttatttttaaaatgttcaatttgatctcttaatttatatatatcaaattcaatttagtttctttatttttaaaatttctaactagatctttattttataaaatgaattcaatttggtctcattttttaaaaatattcggagacaatggaagaaaataagatcaaattgaacccattttaaaaagtaaaaatataattaaaccttttaaaaCTAAAGGGACAAAATCAAACATAGAAATGAATTAAAGGatattaatatcattttattctattttttatttttaatatatatatatatatatatatatatattaaaaattgttatagaaataatacctatttttataggggtaattgttttttattatatatatatataagtaaaaaaataaatttagtggAAGCAATTGCCCCTCTAAACTATGGTGGATCCGTCCATAGTTACAATGTCAAAATGCCTTGTCAATTAAtactttataattaaaagtagtTGATATGATAAACAGAGCCCATAATGCCTAAATTAAAAGACATTTCATAGGATAAAGCCAGACCTATTttattgcataaaattttaaaggTCGTGATCTAGCTTTTAAAACATGAGGCTTATGTACGTTGATGAAGAACCACAGCTTGTTTTATTCTCTTCATATatccttttgttaggaattaAACTTGTCAGTTGTCAATCTTTGTATTGTTCCTGACCACATTAGTTGCACCAACAGGTTTAACTCttaatttaatgtaaaataataagttattcaattttattattttttattcagttCATTTTAAAGACGAATATAGAAATAATCTTGTTGATTTaaatgtctatttttatttattacttaaaGGAGAGTGATGTAAAATTGgcgtaaaatattttactttttacaaGTAAAATGAACTCGATAATTCAggggaaaaagaaataaactccATTGAATAATACAAAACAATGCCAGCGTTAAGCACATGGGGTAAATATTTGATTAACAAATATCATTTCCAATATTATATATTCAATCATGGAGTTGAAATGCATTCCAATTATTTCTGTTATAGATCATTATTATGCTGTCAGTACGTGCTAATGAGTCTTGGATTGTTTTATACATCTTAATCTTAATTATGCACCTACAAAGGTCGGTTATTGATTAGCAGCTTAATTATCCGTGTTGACTATATACCTCGTATAGGTGCACGAAGCACTTCGGTGATCAAAAACAATGTTCTCTATCACTCACACTTTTATGTTATACTGGATGAAATTAATGTTAGGTAGTTTATGATCATTCCAAGGGAGATATATCTTGTACCTTCCcttgttttaattaatataatttcttgactgacccaaaaaaaaaagtgacgtCTTTTTTAGGCCAATATCATTCCATATTTTGAAACTCAGATATATACAAATCATGTAATTTGAGAATCCCAAGAAAATGGTGCAACTCAAGCTCGTAGCTTTAACCTTGTTGGTGTTGTGGTCATGGTGGAGCTTTGAGGGTGCAGTTGGAGACCCTCAACTCTTTCTACTCAAATGGGAGTGCAGCGTAGTCACGGTACACGACTTGTTCAACTTCAACCAAAATCTAAACGCAAGTTTGGCAGACCTTAGAGCGCAGATTAGCAACCAAAGCAAGCACTTTGCCACGGCTCAATCAACCAGCGGAGCAGACCCTGTCTACGCCATGTTCCAATGCAGGAATTACCTCTCCTTCACTGACTGCGCCACCTGTTTCGCTGCCGCCGCCGCCAGAATCCACAACTGCTCCACCGGAAATGGTGCCCATGTTGTTTATGACGGCTGCATCCTCAGGTACACATCCATCTAATTAATACTTGTTCAATAGTCCATTCTTATGGCTGATaattcaaaaatgatttttcgACACTCTTGGTGTGTACCCTTTGAGGAGAGCAAGGAAAGCGAATTTTACATGTGACAAATAGAGGGCTAAAATGAGCAAGAGTAGCTTGTCACTAGTCCTATAAAAAAGTAGGACTGTGTTTTTATCAAGCAAAAAAAAACCACTGAATACAAATGTCAAGATATTCTAACTTAATTAGTGatattgaattcaaattttagatatTCATCTGTCTTAAATACTTGAAGAGAACGAACTTTGTCATCTAGTGATACTGCCTAACTGGGAATTAGCATGTAACACAAATTACCAACAAGCTAGCTAGGTGTTTATAATTATCGAGACTACCTAGTCAGTAATTAACAGGAGCACGAATATCAAGTCGGGAACCAAGCTTTCTCTTAAGCAACCTTCTCAGCTTTCACCCTTAATTTGTTGAGTTGCTTCTTTCTCTCGTAAACCAGCTGCgccttttccttctcttctcttctctagCTCCTAAGAGCAATAAAACAATTACTCTCACGTCAACCAACACAACAAATTACAAAAGCCAAAAATGTCCAACATCTATTTTCATtccaaagattaaaaaaaggaaaaacaacttTCCAAGTTATTCATATTCCTAAACTCTAAGAAAACATATTAACACAAACATAATATTCTTTCTCTCCCATAATAATGATCGTGTatcaaaaaatcatttattttagaataattattattttaattttttaatataacataaattatttttttacctatatttcttataatattaatatatgagttacaaaatctataaatataataattaggttaaattacttatttggtctttatagttttatgatttttacctttttagttcctataatttgaaagtgatctttttagtccttatagtttacattttaattctctttagtTATGTAGTttaaaagtgttatttttagtccttataatttgtattttaattctcttttagtccctataatttgaaaattataagaactaaaaaagtaagaatcatgaaattatagggactaaaaaaatcactttcaaaactacagagactaaaagaaaatgtaaattaaagaaactaaaaaagtaagaatcatgaaactataaGAACCAAATGAAGAATTTAActtaataattataaggttaattttataaaattattattttctttcatcaatatatatatattagtttttctttatttatgtaatGGAGGAAGTAATAGATAAATAGCAAACAAATATATGGTGTTCATAATCGACAGTGAATCATATTAGAAGCATGCTGACAACTTGCAGAAAATACACATTTGAAATATTAGGGTAGCAAAAGCTcagaaagaaattttttatcataGATCTGTTTTCATCAGAAGAACATGCATGTAGGTTGGCAGTTCAAGAAAAACTAAGTCAGAACTAATATTAATTGACTTATTGTTTGATGCTTTCAAATGTGTTTGACTGTTGAGGTACGAGAACAATGAGTTCTTGGACCAGAATATCAATTCTATCAGCCACACAATATGTGGAAATGAGACTGCAGATGAAAGCACTGCTTTTGGTGAAGTTGGACAGCAAGTGCTGATGGATCTACAAATAGCAACACCCAAAATTAGTAGCTACTTTACAGCTACCAAGACACAAGTGGCTGGTGTTACAATCTATGCCATTGCACAATGTGCTGAAACTCTCACACAAGACACTTGTTCGAATTGTTTGTCAATTGCACAGAGCGGCATACAAGATTGTCTTCCAGATACAAATGGTAGGGGAGTCAATCCTCCTGTGTGCTTTATGAGATACTCGGAGACACCTTTCTTTGCTGATAACCAAACCACTTTTATCAGCCCCTTCTTAAAACAAGGTACAAATGTCATTACTCCATTTAATAGATGTTGACTTGACTGAATAAAAATGGGCTAGAGTGGTGCCATCTCTTTTTGAAAACactatattaatatttgaaatatattgaaaatgacaacattttctaagcaacactttttctttttaaagagCTAGGTATAATTTCGTACTTTCTTTGTCCAAACAagtttagagaaaataataaattgtaaaaaaaatttatactcatcaaatttaaattgacaTATTAATATACgatgaatttattaatttttataataattatgttaaaagatATAATAGTACCTAATAAGATTTATGATTCATTGAGATGTGTTGTAAACAAGATTATATTAAcattgtttaaaaattatactttaaattttaattaatatgttaaaaatatattactaacaTTTTTGTATTATAAACATCTTGAATGGACACATCATTGGAAATATTTGAGGTCAACTTCTTTTGTGTCTTGAAGGAGGAAGGGGTTTAATGAAGAAGTGGGTCGTTATTGGCGGGGGTGTTGCATGTGCACTCCTTATTCTGACACTTATTTCATTATTTGCTTGGTCTAGAAGATCCCAAAGTCCCAAGAGAGTTCCTAGAAGTAAGACAATTTGGAAAGTCTTTAAGTGATGCTTTGTATTCAACTATTACACAATTAtcatgtcttttttttaaaaaaaaaagttataatttccattactttatttataaagaaaaatctaaCTCATATTTTACTTAGCAGGTACCATAATGGGAGCAACTGAGTTGAAAGGTCCAATCAAGTACAAGTATAATGACTTGAAAGctgcaacaaaaaaatttagtgagaaaaataaattaggcGAAGGAGGCTTTGGCGCTGTATACAAGGTAAACTCAAGTTGATCCACACATTTCAATTGCAATACTAAGCTCTCTTTTTTAATGTAATCTTGTCAACTAAGATCTTCATAACATAAGCTAAGATCAAAGacgatattaattatatataagctATACATGtagtgataatttttaattttgattctattTAATAGGGGGCTATGAAAAATGGGAAAGATGTAGcagtcaaaaaattaaatattcctGGAAATTCCAGCAAGATAGATGACTTGTTTGAAAGGGAAGTAATGCTTATAAGTaatgttcatcacaaaaatcTTGTTCAGCTTCTTGGTTATTGCAGTAAAGGCCAACAAAGAATCCTTGTTTACGAATACATGGCAAACACTAGCCTAGACAAATTCGTATTTGGTAAATAACATGTGATTTGTGtatgttttacttttttaaccctcttcttttttcctctAATGTTTTGAGCATGTAAACTTGGAAAACAGGAAGAAGAAAAGGTTCCCTCAACTGGAAACAACGGTATGATATAATTTTGGGCATTGCAAGGGGATTGACTTATTTACATGAGGAATTTCATGTTTGTATCATACATAGAGATATTAAGAGTAGCAATATCCTCTTGGATGAACAACTTCAACCCAAAATTTCTGACTTTGGGTTGGTGAAACTCTTACCTGG
The nucleotide sequence above comes from Glycine soja cultivar W05 chromosome 11, ASM419377v2, whole genome shotgun sequence. Encoded proteins:
- the LOC114374419 gene encoding cysteine-rich repeat secretory protein 55-like, encoding MVQLKLVALTLLVLWSWWSFEGAVGDPQLFLLKWECSVVTVHDLFNFNQNLNASLADLRAQISNQSKHFATAQSTSGADPVYAMFQCRNYLSFTDCATCFAAAAARIHNCSTGNGAHVVYDGCILRYTSI
- the LOC114373212 gene encoding cysteine-rich receptor-like protein kinase 2; translation: MDLQIATPKISSYFTATKTQVAGVTIYAIAQCAETLTQDTCSNCLSIAQSGIQDCLPDTNGRGVNPPVCFMRYSETPFFADNQTTFISPFLKQGTIMGATELKGPIKYKYNDLKAATKKFSEKNKLGEGGFGAVYKGAMKNGKDVAVKKLNIPGNSSKIDDLFEREVMLISNVHHKNLVQLLGYCSKGQQRILVYEYMANTSLDKFVFGRRKGSLNWKQRYDIILGIARGLTYLHEEFHVCIIHRDIKSSNILLDEQLQPKISDFGLVKLLPGDQSHLSTRVVGTL